One Halostagnicola kamekurae DNA segment encodes these proteins:
- a CDS encoding ribbon-helix-helix domain-containing protein, which translates to MPKISVEIPQELLDDLDAHVGDDGKFVNRSDAIRSSIRKNLDILDEIDDRHDRLETEE; encoded by the coding sequence CCCAAAATCAGCGTCGAAATTCCGCAGGAATTACTCGACGATCTCGATGCGCACGTCGGCGACGACGGCAAGTTCGTCAACCGAAGCGACGCCATCCGCTCGTCGATCCGCAAAAACCTCGACATCCTCGATGAGATCGACGACCGCCACGACCGCCTCGAGACCGAGGAGTGA
- a CDS encoding 23S rRNA (uridine(2552)-2'-O)-methyltransferase: MTGRDHYYNKSKQEGYRSRAAYKLKQLTDLENVIDGGDTVVDLGAAPGGWLQVAAERVGPHGTVIGVDLQRIEPLEGHDNVETVRGDMTEERTRDRVTDTAGGDVDVVVSDMAPNMTGEYHLDQARSLHLARQAFETSLELLETGGDFIVKVFEGPDVDEFRSDVEDEFQYVRATSPKASREASSEIYLIAKGRLTAPVEPGDELEVDVVDVGTEGDGIASVEGYRLFVPDTTEGETVTVRVEDVKPNFGFAQRLDRD, encoded by the coding sequence ATGACTGGTCGAGACCACTACTACAACAAATCCAAACAGGAGGGCTATCGCTCTCGAGCGGCCTACAAGCTCAAACAGCTGACCGACCTCGAGAACGTCATCGACGGGGGCGACACGGTCGTCGACCTCGGAGCCGCGCCGGGCGGCTGGCTGCAGGTCGCCGCCGAGCGCGTCGGCCCGCACGGAACCGTCATTGGCGTCGACCTCCAGCGAATCGAACCACTCGAGGGCCACGACAACGTCGAGACAGTCCGCGGGGACATGACCGAAGAGCGAACGCGCGATCGGGTGACCGACACGGCGGGCGGCGACGTCGACGTCGTCGTCTCGGACATGGCGCCGAACATGACCGGCGAGTACCACCTCGATCAGGCGCGGTCGCTGCACCTCGCCCGGCAGGCGTTCGAAACGTCGTTAGAACTGCTCGAGACCGGTGGCGACTTCATCGTAAAGGTGTTCGAAGGCCCCGACGTCGACGAGTTCCGCTCGGACGTCGAAGACGAGTTCCAGTACGTCCGCGCGACGAGTCCGAAAGCGTCCCGCGAGGCGTCCTCGGAGATCTACCTCATCGCGAAGGGGCGACTCACCGCGCCGGTCGAGCCCGGCGACGAACTCGAGGTCGACGTCGTCGACGTCGGCACGGAGGGCGACGGCATCGCCTCGGTCGAGGGGTATCGACTGTTCGTTCCCGACACGACGGAAGGCGAGACGGTGACGGTCCGGGTCGAGGACGTCAAACCGAACTTCGGGTTCGCACAGCGGCTCGATCGCGACTGA
- a CDS encoding glycosyltransferase family 4 protein, producing the protein MKISHYFEWEDHITGGHYQSVQNQRRILDTRDIEYTTEPRLDVDVLHLNNLGPKSLFYARCARRKSVSVVVHAHQTAEDFRESFAFSNQLSKPLRPYLEYGYSLADRLICPSEHNRRVIDTYTDVPKTVISNGFDHERLDGFEALRETYLERYDLEPPVVFNVGHVIERKGLSSFVETAREQPDLTFAWFGYINPTNGWTGRLLKSKTTRKIVQSAPENCVFTGYVDDIRGAFAAGDIFFFPTKNENEGMALLEAMSCGAPPVVRDIPTFEWLEDGETCLKTDSEFGRCIERLTADEFRRRLGRNAAEKSREFRLENIGDQLVDLYAEVAG; encoded by the coding sequence TCGAGTGGGAAGATCACATCACCGGGGGACACTATCAGTCAGTCCAGAACCAGCGGCGAATTCTGGACACTCGAGACATCGAATACACAACGGAACCGCGCCTCGACGTCGACGTGCTCCATCTGAACAACCTGGGTCCGAAATCACTCTTCTACGCCCGGTGTGCCAGGAGGAAATCGGTCTCGGTCGTCGTTCACGCTCACCAGACTGCGGAGGACTTCCGGGAGAGTTTCGCTTTTTCGAACCAGCTATCGAAGCCGCTGCGTCCGTATCTCGAGTACGGCTACTCGCTGGCGGACCGGCTGATATGCCCGTCAGAGCACAACAGACGAGTCATCGACACCTACACCGACGTTCCCAAGACCGTGATCAGCAACGGGTTCGACCACGAGCGTCTGGACGGGTTCGAAGCGCTCCGAGAGACCTATCTCGAGCGGTACGACCTCGAACCGCCAGTCGTCTTCAACGTGGGTCACGTCATCGAACGGAAAGGTCTCTCGAGCTTCGTGGAGACGGCCCGCGAACAGCCGGACCTGACGTTCGCCTGGTTCGGGTATATCAACCCCACGAACGGATGGACCGGGCGACTTCTCAAGAGTAAAACAACGCGAAAGATAGTCCAGAGCGCCCCGGAGAACTGCGTCTTTACCGGGTACGTGGACGACATTCGTGGAGCCTTCGCAGCCGGTGACATCTTCTTCTTCCCGACGAAAAACGAAAACGAGGGGATGGCTCTCCTGGAGGCGATGTCCTGTGGCGCTCCCCCGGTGGTCAGAGATATCCCGACCTTCGAGTGGCTAGAGGACGGCGAGACCTGCCTGAAGACCGATTCGGAGTTCGGTCGGTGTATCGAGCGACTCACGGCGGACGAGTTCCGTCGGCGGCTCGGCAGAAACGCCGCCGAGAAGAGCCGGGAATTCCGACTGGAAAACATCGGCGATCAGCTCGTCGACCTGTACGCCGAGGTAGCGGGATAG